A genome region from Lucilia cuprina isolate Lc7/37 chromosome 3, ASM2204524v1, whole genome shotgun sequence includes the following:
- the LOC111679488 gene encoding replication factor C subunit 2 has protein sequence MPEVELTAEEIKRRNLPWIEKYRPVKFDEIVGNEDTVARLSVFATQGNAPNIIIAGPPGVGKTTTIQCLARILLGDSYKEAVLELNASNERGIDVVRNKIKMFAQQKVTLPRGRHKIVILDEADSMTEGAQQALRRTMEIYSNTTRFALACNTSEKIIEPIQSRCAMLRFTKLSDAQVLAKLLEVCQRENLEYDEEGLEAIVFTAQGDMRQGLNNLQSTAQGFGKITGPNVFKVCDEPHPMLIQDMLQHCAQNDIHKAYKILAKLWRFGYAAEDIIGNIFRVCKRLNVDEHMKLNFIREIGVTHMKVVDGLNSLLQLTSLLARLCEIADAQ, from the exons atgccAGAGGTAGAATTAACAGCAGAAGAAATTAAAAGGCGTAATTTGCCATG GATTGAAAAATATCGACCGgtaaaatttgatgaaattgtaGGCAATGAAGATACTGTGGCTCGTTTATCGGTATTTGCTACTCAGGGTAATGCTCCAAATATTATAATAGCG GGTCCACCTGGTGTGGGCAAAACTACAACTATACAATGTTTGGCTAGAATATTACTTGGTGACAGCTATAAAGAGGCAGTTCTAGAATTAAACGCCTCCAACGAACGTGGTATTGATGTAGTgcgtaataaaatcaaaatgtttgCCCAACAAAAAGTCACACTACCTCGTGGACGTCATAAGATTGTTATTTTGGATGAGGCCGACAGTATGACTGAGGGTGCTCAACAGGCTTTAAGGCGTACTATGGAAATTTACAGCAATACTACCCGCTTTGCTCTAGCCTGCAATACTAGTGAAAAGATTATAGAGCCTATACAGTCGCGTTGTGCCATGTTACGTTTTACCAAACTATCAGATGCTCAGGTTTTGGCCAAGTTACTGGAAGTTTGTCAACGTGAAAATCTTGAATACGATGAAGAAGGACTTGAGGCCATAGTTTTTACAGCACAGGGTGATATGCGTCAAGGTTTGAATAATTTGCAGTCAACAGCCCAAGGTTTCGGAAAAATTACCGGGCCAAATGTTTTCAAAGTATGTGATGAACCGCATCCCATGCTTATACAGGATATGTTGCAGCATTGTGCTCAAAATGATATACACAAAGCCTATAAGATATTGGCTAAATTATGGCGCTTTGGTTATGCTGCCGAGGATATTATCGGCAACATATTTCGTGTTTGCAAACGTTTGAATGTCGATGAACATATGAAGTTGAATTTTATACGGGAAATCGGTGTGACACACATGAAAGTGGTTGATGGATTGAATTCTTTGCTACAATTAACTAGCTTATTAGCTAGGCTATGTGAAATTGCAGATGCTCAgtaa
- the LOC111679493 gene encoding probable isocitrate dehydrogenase [NAD] subunit alpha, mitochondrial, translated as MAARLIQKIVNTTPVSGRAYSSGTRKVTLIPGDGIGPEISAAVQKIFTAAGVPIEWEAVDVTPVRGPDGKFGIPQAAIDSVNTNKIGLKGPLMTPVGKGHRSLNLALRKEFNLYANVRPCRSLEGYKTLYDNVDVVTIRENTEGEYSGIEHEIVDGVVQSIKLITEEASKRVAEYAFTYAKNNNRKKVTVVHKANIMRMSDGLFLRCVRDMAEKFPEIQFEERYLDTVCLNMVQNPNKYDVLVMPNLYGDILSDMCAGLVGGLGLTPSGNMGLNGALFESVHGTAPDIAGKDLANPTALLLSAVMMLRHMELNTHADKIQNACFEVIKEGKYLTGDLGGKAKCSEFTNEICAKL; from the exons atGGCAGCAAGATTAATTCAAAAGATT GTTAACACAACTCCTGTTTCTGGACGTGCCTACTCTTCGGGTACCCGTAAAGTCACTCTTATTCCCGGTGATGGTATTGGTCCTGAAATTTCCGCTGCTGTGCAGAAAATCTTTACCGCTGCCGGTGTACCCATTGAATGGGAAGCTGTTGATGTAACTCCTGTCAGA GGACCTGATGGTAAGTTCGGTATTCCTCAGGCTGCCATTGATTCGGTCAACACAAATAAAATCGGTTTGAAGGGCCCCTTGATGACACCCGTCGGCAAGGGTCATCGTTCTTTGAATTTGGCTCTCCGTAAGGAATTCAATTTGTATGCCAACGTAAGACCCTGCAGAAGTTTGGAAGGCTACAAGACCTTATACGATAATGTTGATGTTGTTACCATTCGTGAGAATACTGAAGGTGAATACTCCGGCATTGAACACGAAATTGTCGATGGTGTTGTACAGAGTATTAAATTGATTACCGAGGAAGCCTCAAAGCGTGTTGCTGAATATGCCTTCACCTATGCcaaaaacaataacagaaaGAAGGTTACCGTTGTACACAAGGCTAATATTATGCGTATGTCTGATGGTTTGTTCTTGCGTTGTGTACGTGATATGGCTGAAAAATTCCCCGAAATTCAATTTGAGGAACGTTATTTGGATACTGTATGCTTGAATATGGTACAAAATCCCAATAAATATGATGTTTTG GTTATGCCTAACTTGTATGGTGATATTTTGTCTGATATGTGCGCCGGATTGGTTGGTGGTTTGGGTTTGACACCCTCTGGTAACATGGGTCTCAACGGTGCCCTCTTTGAATCC GTTCACGGTACTGCCCCCGATATTGCTGGCAAAGATTTGGCCAATCCCACTGCCTTATTGTTGTCTGCCGTTATGATGTTGAGACATATGGAACTCAACACTCATGCCGATAAAATCCAAAATGCTTGCTTCGAAGTCATCAAGGAGGGCAAATATTTGACTGGCGATTTGGGTGGCAAAGCCAAATGTTCCGAGTTCACAAATGAAATTTGTGCCAAActgtaa